The DNA window agtctttccttaaacacctccagagacagtgactctaacacctccttgggcagcccattccagtgtttAATAACCCTAATGtcaacctaagcctcccctggcacagcttgaggccatttcctcttatcctgtcacttgttgcctgggagaagaggttgaCCCTTACTttgccacaacctcctttcagggagttgtagagagtgagaaggtccctcctgagcctccccttctccaagctaaacaacTCCAGGTCCCCCAGTCACTCCTTgtcagacttgtgctccagactcttcaccagctttattgcccttctctggacacgctccggcacctccatgtccttcctcaattgaggggcccagaattggacacagcactcgaggtgtggcctcaccagtgctgagtacagagggaaAATTTCAAATTGGGATTCAATTTCAAAATTGGATCCCTCCCAATTGGCAAGAATTGATGATGATAATGTGAAAGTTTTGCAGTTTTCCAACCAGCTCTAACTAATAAACAGAATTCAGTCCACTTAATATCCAGTCTCATTAAAACTTGTTATGAGTCTCCTGCAACTGAGGAGAATGGACGATATGCTATGCAGAGAGTGGTTATTCCGAGATGTaatgtatatatgcataaaGATACTTACTTCTATGGGAACAGGATCGAGCCCAGCACAGTTTTCATTGCATTTGTCATAGACTAATCTCAGTTTTCTGAAGAGTATTGATAACTGACGGAGATGTTCCTGCAGTTTTCCCAATCTGTCTTGATACGTTGCAGTATGATAAGTAACACCATTTGGTAACTTAAGAGaatcaaaacattaaaaatattaaagcttCTGTCCCACAAAATAACCAGACCAAAAGAAATCAGATGGGgttttgtacattttaaaatcagacaaTCACATCATTCCCTCAGAAatcactgattttttaattttctttaccaGTAAAATGCTGGATTTTATGTGCTCAATCACTGTTGTCAAACAGCTTCATGTATTCTATACTTTGGTCATTGCCAGTCCCTCTAACTCTTTTCAGTGACTGTCTTCACAACAGTTAAGCATGACATTGTTGTGATCCAAGTATTACACTTTGAGAGTTTGTGTCTCAATCCCAGGCCACAAAATTCAATAACACCAGAgtcatgaaaacagaaagaatgggGGTTATTATTTATCTTCTACTttccacagagagaaaacacaacaaaTGTTTGTATGTTTTCTCAGTAAGTAGCCATAAATAAGGACTATGAacatttttataagaaaaaaaaagaagttttaggTGGGAAATATTaccaaaaaagataaatgaaaattcCTCTAAAATTACTCCCTGTATGTTAACATAAATAGAGAAACACAACTGGCATATAAACAGACTTTGCTATTCATAAAGGAAAACACAATTACAAAGTGCATTTAGAGTTTATCTATTGTGGGGGCGACATGTTCACTTTATCTACAGGAGTAAACAAATACATTAAGAGTAGTATTCACTTCTCCAATCAATCCTCCCTTTTAAAGCAGTTTGATGGAGTTATCTAAACGTCCTAAGCCGCCACCTCTGTCTGTATATACGGGATACAGACAGTGATAACAACACGGGAAGCAAGGGCcgtgaaaataaaaagctatttttcacCTGCATGTTCCTCAGTAACTGGAAGATCTCCATGGTTCGGAACACAATGTCCTGCACGGTCTCCTGGCCGATGCGGCAGAGGGAAGCCGTGTTCACCTCCCTGGCCGCCTGAGCCTGAGTCCCCGAGAAAGCGCCCGGCGGCATCCCCGCCCCAGCCAGAGGGGGGGTCGACATCTCCAGGCCTTAACCAGTCCCACTAGGACGAGCAGAAAGAGGAGGTTATGACGGAACGATTAAGTACTTGAGTCTATCCTAATAAACTTCTGAAGGACAGCTATCCCATTCCTTTTCCCCGCACGCGGCCCTATCCCAGACAGAACCGTTCAACTGACGAAGCCGGCTCAGCGCTGCACTCCCGGGGTCGGACCAACCCCTCGGTTGGGACACCGCTCCCTCACCAACCGCAGCCCTGCCGGGCGGTGGGACCGGGGATGCTCCTCACGCACCTCCGTCCCCTCAGCGCGGTCACTGCCTCGACTCGTCGCAAGCGGACACGGCAGTGACCCACCCGCTCCCGACCGGGCCcgggccccggccccgctccgggcTGCAGCCGCCGCAGCCGAGCCGGCCCGGCGGAACCTCGTCGTGTCCCCCGCACTCCCGGGGCCACGGCACCGCGTCCCCGCGAAGGCGCAGGCGGAAGCACTTCCCGGCGCCCGGTGCCGTCACagccggcggggcgggagcggcgggcggggcccGGGCAGCCCGTCACGGCCGCTCGGTGTGGTCCCTGTGCCCGCCGGTCTCTTCAGTCGGGATCTGGGTCGTTTTCCCGGCTTCCTGAATCCAGTGAGGACTTGCGGGCTGGTCAGCATGTGGAGGTGTCGGCCCCGAGCCCTGCGCGCGGTCTCTTGAGATTGAAAAGTTTGGTCAGAATCCCCCAGCGTGTTCACACAAGTCCCACCTCCCCTGTGCtacatcatagaatcatagaacaatCTGGTTTGGAggtgaccttaaagatcgtctaGTTCCAAATGCCcatgccctgggcagggacaccttccactagaccgggttgctcagagcccccgtctaacctggccttgaatacttccagggttggggcatcaACAGgttctgtgggcaacctgttccagtgcctcaccaccctcccagcaaagaatttcttcctaacatctaatccaaacctactgtctttcagtttgaagccattccacTTTGTCCTAtcacagttcctgatgaagagtccctctACATCTTCCTTGGAGGTGCCCTGCAGATACTGGAAGATTGCTATAAagtctccacacaaccttctccaggctgaacagccccagctttctcagcctgtcttcataggggAGGTGATCTGGTTCCAATCACGCTGATAAATggctgaaaaatctgttttgcaaGGTAGAGTGTATATGTCAGTATACACATGCACACCTGTATTAATTTTACGGCTTTATAGGTGTACTGCTACTCCTTCTTGCTTAGAAATATTACTGCTAATACAGAAAAGCCTTAACGCATGGCCTTCCTGTGTCACAGTATTTGTGTGGGTGTAAAATGTCTCTGAGTGCTTGTACCACACTAATACAGTTGAATTGAGGTGGtttcaaaatacagacaaaGCTTCCTGTGCGAGGGGAAAAGGAACACCCTCAAAAACAAACAGGGGACTGATAGATACAAACTGTCTATGCAGTAGCTAATGCTTACTGTCTGcctaatgaaaaatttcttcatatgCAAAAATCAGTAAGTACCaaagtttctctttttatttccaagtgATGTCATACCTAGAACTCCATATTTGAGTGAGTTTGACAACTAGTCAAAATCAtgacaaaatataaattcttaCTAAGTCCTGTCAAGATAGTTGTGATCTATTAAAACGGATATTACAAATTATCTTTTTTGTGAAATGTGTTGCATTTGtaatgctgtaaaaataaatcagaaatttgACACGTGTGGGGAAGCAAGGGGTGACAAGCACAAGAAATTGGGCGAGGAGGAAAGCTGAGCTGCTTAAGGATTTTCCTTTGCTCAAGAGACCTTCCGCAGCTGGAAGGTTTAAGTCTAGAAGAAATAATGTGGGAAGCAGCAACATTCTGTTTTTCCCTCCGGCTGTTTTTGCCAAAAAAGATGTTGTTTCTATCAAGAGAGATAATTGCAGGTTATGTAAAACTTCAAAGCATTCTTTCCCATTGACTGAGGGGAGGGGAaataagaagagaaagagaaaaatgtaaaaagcagCCCAGAGGGCATTCTGCGTATGTGTTGGGCCTTTGACACATAAggcaggagcccagctctgcGGGATGTGTGTGTTCTCTCCCACCTGGCTGTGAGTTCTCGCAGTCTGTTCTAGCATTTCCGAATTTGGAAATAAACTGTCTTCAATGCTGGAGCTAATGGCTTAGTTCTCTGGTTACCTGCATACATATCAAATCATACATGTGGTATGCAATCtttgttaaagaaagaaaaaagcagtcaAGGAACAGTCAGGAACAGAACCATACAAACTTGCTGTCAGAGgcattttgctgcagaaaacactttttaccTCAGAAACTGACGAATGAGGGTAAACACCACCCCCTTTCCTAAACTGAAGATTTTTACTGCCTGGCTAAGTCCTCTCTAGCACTCTGCCCTAGTCAAGCTGCAGTgcaaataattatattttaacaaGGATCTTAGCATAAAGGATACAAAAGTGATTTCTtaaacagacaggaaaaaatggtTTATTAAAATAGGAGGGGGATATTTTCAGACAGCAAAAGAACATCCCAGGGTGTCTGGCTAGACAGTGTTTGGGAAGAGCAGCCCCTGGAGAATTCCAAAGGGCTTGTTTGAAGGCTTGCATCTCAGTTCACTGTACATTGAGAAAATGATGCAAAAACTATTCAAGGGTTGAGCACAAAGGATaatgttttcctcttctgattGCATGGCCAAGAGCTCTGTTCACACTGCTTAACTTGCTGTCCCAGATCCGATGGCATGAGAGTAATGAACGACTCAGACCACCTACTATTCAGGCATGCCAGACACAGACTCCATATTAAGTTGTATCCTGAAGTATAGGGCTGTCACGTACAGTAGGCAGTTGAAACATGTAGCCAAGTCTGCATGTGGAGAGTGCTGAAGAACTTTGCTAAGAGGCCTAATGTTCTTCATTGCCAGTCAGCGGAGCCATTTAAATCTGATATTTCACTCCCAGACAAAGGAATCTATTCCTTTTAGGTAAGAATGTTTTCTTGGTTGAATGAGAAAAagattaatatatatttttctttttaaaagcaatctgTTAAGCAAACACTGTCTGACTTCAGCTTGGGCCAAGTGCTTTCATCTGGAAGGTGTCCAAATCAGAGATCATCTTTCACATCCATTTCAATTTCTGTGGCACTGGTTCAACCAGTGTCTTAGCATTCTGCAGCCTTTGTTGTTGGGTTGTAAAGAAGCTACCAAAAACCTAACAAAGAGCCTATGTCTGTATGTAATATTCTAGTCCAATCAGCTTTAACCCAAGTTTGAAATTAGGActcattttttttacaataataatgtcttatgatttttttctattttaagagGTTCTCACTCATATACCCTGAGCAACTCCAAAGGTGGTGTAGTTGTGTTCTATCAGGAGAATAAAAATCCTCAAAAGTGAGTGAAGAGGATAATTGTTgcttttattcaaataattttctctaaATCAGTTGATGTGCTTGCAAGGCAATATGAAtcattctatttaaaaataaacagaactaGTGAAATCCCTGGATatcctctcttttccttgaaTAAAAGAGTGTACTCTCTCACAAGTTTCCTCACACTACTCCTTAGCAGCAGTGGTTTGATACTGCTCTGAGGGTGACAGATGGGCTTGGGGGAAATGTGTTAGCCAGGAAAGGACTTTCATTCTCCACCCTGTCCCATTTACTGTTTATGTGTTCTTTCAAGGAGAAATAATGGGACTTAGTGGAACCTTTGCAAACAATAAACAGACAAGGCACAATTTTACTGATACCAAGCTGTGACAGATAAAGGCATGGCATGTAACTTTTTTAGTATGTGGCCAACACAGACAGTCAAGGTAGGTGGAGTTTAGTTCATCAGAGATTATGTTTATAGGCCAGAGGAAAGAGTTAATGGCTGTGATTGCATGAGGAGGAttgggagtttggggggtttttttgtatgtgaCATGGGTGTTTTTCCGATGCTGTTTTCCTCATTCAGGCAGGTATTTTCATGAACTATGAAAGCATCCATTTAGAGGGAAGCAGGATCATCTGTGGTAGTGCTAGATAAGATGGGATAAATTACATAGGATCAGAGCCCAAAGCATCTGAGCAGAGGGCAGTACTCCATGCCTTTGCTCAGTAGGGGATGAACACAGCTGTTTTCTGGACCAAGGGGAGTCTGGGGTTGAGCAATGAAGACCTCTCTGCCTTTATATGAGTCTGTTACACAGCTCTTGGTGTTGCAGGTGGTAGAAGGACAAGAAGAGCGAGATGGAAGGGGTTCAGCTTCCTTCCTTGCCTCGTCTCCTTCATGATCTGTATATCCATAAGCAGACTTGTCTATATGTTAAATGTGTTAATGGCACCTTCTCTGGGGGTGCAGAGAAGCAGAGTGTCATGCCTACTGGGTTTCATACAGGTGGCAACCAACTTCAGTGGTTTGCCACAGCCCAGCCTCCGAATGTTCACAGAGTGGTCAGAAAAAATGACCCGTAAATCCCTAATTTCAGAATGGCCTTATGTGGTGGAATGCCCACCAAGCTACCCCACCATCACACTCCCTCACTCCCCCACTCCCTCGCTCTCCATCCTCAGCAGcacggggtggggggagaaTAAGATGAAAAACTTTATAGGTTGAGATAAAATCgatttaataaaagaaagtaaaggcTGAATGTGGAAGCATAGTCCTGCCATAAACTGATCCAAATGGCACTGCAACAGGTGTTATTTTACAGCTTGGACACTGTGGAGACTTACATTGCCCCCATAAGTCAGGGTCAGATCCATCAGAGCAGAGGGCAGTACTCCATTTCCCGTAATATACATACATCCATTTGCCATAATATAAAAACAAGCATTAACAAAGGATGGGGGAGCCAGATGAAGTGTGATAGCTCAGCGTACATGTGGGGGGCTTCAAGCATGATGTAGCTTTTGGGTTCTAACTTTGCAGTGGATCCTACACGCCCATTTCTTGATATTGACAGATGTGTTGTATTATCAATTCTCTACTTCTAAAAAGTTTGCTTCTTGACCTTCAGCCCAGAATGTTGCCCTTGGCCCCTTTGTTCCTTAAACACCAAAGAACTAGTTTCGTACTCAGTTCTTTCTGGCATGAAGATTGTTATCCTTCCCTGCATTTTACATGATAGGCTGTTATGCCCAGCCGCTGGTACTCTCCCTGTAactgtgacagaagaaaaaggagtaaCAGGAAGTCCCCAGGCTTCTTCCTGGGTATCCCAGTGCAGAAATCTCATCCTTATAatccttctgcttttgcagtCGTTCAGTTGCTTGTCTCCAAAGAGGCATCTGGAAGTCCCAATGTAATCTAGACACTGTGGCTTCAGACCCAAGCCTAGAAGCAGATATATCATGTCTCCTTTTGGTCTCACTACCCAGCAcctcccctgcagcctcccATTGTGTTGGTGCTTCAAATGCTGACACTGAAAATTGTTCACACAGAACAGTACCAAGTTTCTCTTTTTGCCCCAAAATAGCTGTGGGCAGTCTGTGACTTCTTGTACTGGACTTTCAGATATTTCCCCTGGTCCTATTTTTCCTGAGCAAATGGTGTCTTGTGGGACTAGCTGTTTGGAAGAAGAGGCATTCTAAATTGCAGTTTATATGAACTCTGTGTCTTCATCAGCCAAATGTGCATTAATGATGCCTGTAGATAAATTTTCAGCATGCTTGTTTGATGGCTTCTCTTGAGGCTTGCACAAAAATGGCTTGGAAACGAAACATTTGCAAAGAAGCGGATGTTGGCAAAAGAAAGCATTACAATGAGATGTAAAATATGTGCACTGTAATTTATACAGACAACTAGCTTCTGGGAAACTTGACCTCTGGCCAGTGGAGGACAGAAACATATCCAAAGAGACCACTGAAGCAGTGACTGGTACGCAGTGGGACAGAGATGGAGGGACTAATTATATTTTCACAGCTGTTACACCAATGCTGAAAGTATGTTGGTGACAAATGACTTTGTGGTGGACTTCACAGTAGTTAATACTGGAGAAAAGCTAGTCTGCCCTGTGGTTTGACTGCTTATGTGCTATTAACATTACAAGCAGGAGTGCAAGGGTGGTTTTTCTCTTCAGGGGTCATTGCCAGTATGCAGTTTCCCACTGTTGATCCACAGTTGGAGGCTTAGTTCTCATTAAAGTGTTGACAGATGATACTCCTGTGACTCATTCCATAGTAGGACAGAGAGAGAGGTCCtgtgctcttttccttcccaaaacatGTCCTAGTTGTGTGAGGgcatccctgctctgctctgtagTACATGGCTTATTTTCCTAGACCCTGAAAAGTGCCTGGGGTTTCTCTCTTCATCTGCCTCTactgatgttttatttctctctctaaTTGTAAATCTCTAGTAGTAGGCTGTAGcgggttgaccctggctggatgccaggtacccactaaagccactctctcactctcctctgcaagtggacagaggagagaaaatataaggaagagttcatgagttgagataaggactgggagagatcacttactgatcaccatcacAGGCTAAACAGACTCAAAGTAGGGATAGGGATTAAActtattactaacagaatcagagcaggagaatgagaagtaaaaataaatcttaaaaaccccttcctttccctccttctaagttcttcttcctcccctccagtggcacagggagacagggagcGGAGGTtacggtcagttgttgtttcggccgctgctcagggagaggagtcctttccctgcatccctgcatgTGGGttccctcccatgggagacagtccttcataAACTTCTCCAACGTGAGTCCATCCTATGGGCAACAGTTCTGCACAAACTGCTGCAGCGTGGGTCATTTTTCCACAgtgtgcagtccttcaggcacaggctgctccagcctgggtcccccacagggccacaagtcctaccaggaaaacctgctccagtgtggccTTCTCTGCCCATgggtcagcaggtccctgccaggaccctgctccagcatgggcctgccacagggtcacagcctcctttgggcatctACCTGCTCTGGCAAGGGCTTCTCCATCGGCTGCAGGTCCTCCTCCATCTGCACTCCCATGGTCCTGTAtgagctgcaggggcacagctgcctcaccatggtctgcatcACAGGATGGAGGgaaacctcagctctggcacctggagcatttcctccccttccttctcccctgaccttggtgtctgcaaagttgttcacatgttctcagTCTGCTCTTCTCTGACTGCAATTTTCACCTGTCTcgcaactttttttttctccttcttaaatatgttatcacgGAGGTGTTACTATCATTCCTGATTGGCTCAGCCTGACCAGTATTGTGTCCCTTCTGGAGatggctggcattggctctacTGGACATGtgggaagcttccagcagcttctcacagaagccacccctatAGTCCCCCCACTACCAAAATCTGACCACAGAATCCCAATATGTAGGTGAAAACATTCTCTGTGACTTCACGGGAACAAGCGTACCCCATTGTCATTTGGGAGAGCACTGACCACCCGTCAGCTGATTTCAAAGAATATCTGTATTCCTGAAGTATTATAAGGCTCATTGTTGTTTCTTGTATCTATGgcaaaagatgttttctttcaccTTAATTTCCTTCTTACGAGCAAAATTACTTGCGATTTATTCAGTGTCAATCAATTTAGATTCTCTAGCCTCATTTCTTATTCAGAGATTCCACAACCTGTTCTGCATGTGAATCAGATATTGCATGCACACATGGATGGCATGTAAAGCAGGTATTAACAAGATAGTAAGATCAGCCCTTCTGGTGCCACAAATCTAGTCCTGGGAATTTTTGCATTCTGGTCAGTAGCTCCCCTGCATGTGTAACCATTCATGGACTCGTTCTCTGTCGTTCACTCTCTCATTTAGACATTCATTCACACAATATATTCATCCTAAGGTAAATTTTgctcttcttattttcttcttagcaGCTTTATAATGATTTGAAGAAACCCAGACATACATTATGTGGTCACGTCAGATATGTTGTGGTAGCAGCAGAAGACTCCAGGCAAGAGTATAACCTCATTCTGCTCTGtgagcacagaagaaaatagtCCTTGTCTTCAGTGCTTTACAATTCAGAGATTGTGTATTTCAC is part of the Chiroxiphia lanceolata isolate bChiLan1 chromosome 1, bChiLan1.pri, whole genome shotgun sequence genome and encodes:
- the MED30 gene encoding mediator of RNA polymerase II transcription subunit 30, translated to MSTPPLAGAGMPPGAFSGTQAQAAREVNTASLCRIGQETVQDIVFRTMEIFQLLRNMQLPNGVTYHTATYQDRLGKLQEHLRQLSILFRKLRLVYDKCNENCAGLDPVPIEQLIPYVEEDGSKHDDRGAASQLRFASEERREIMEVNKKLKQKNQQLKQIMDQLRNLIWDINAMLAMRN